The Triticum aestivum cultivar Chinese Spring chromosome 3A, IWGSC CS RefSeq v2.1, whole genome shotgun sequence genome includes a region encoding these proteins:
- the LOC123056802 gene encoding uncharacterized protein produces the protein MPVQFIKAWTGKKRRRKYLSPSSSDAPATAQQHQAPISHATDMDDTILAQEESDERTGAGVILNKEDQARYAKLLRPNIPPPIDPYSNVAWEDYDQVEERLARVRITCYKPEAAHELKEPEEYTEDELCQESYFRHLDDDESFEWFFHRDNSQKPELNDYQRIVLRNFLPDSCERQYCYHDDYRSRYHTYEIDSVYVKYYGEISKKIKWIADYLHLDRSTEAWRNMDTIAWRQALRIATHFPHMTVRLAAFAYNEYIIELNTYASLKDIDLLYFEIWRLVAKEDRRYLDAVKEVYEMDKFAIHKRVLHAELNALPVFVTIKQMIYSIVKEGGIDLKAKEDEARAVFSKLAFRKHKTMNMAQYAEKKMEIADRLGLDKKITNFKTLVQERNPSKLDLDKFDCFQPKGEAFLGVPFFGRFDCGFFVILYMENLIARGMKPFNTVFALKD, from the exons ATGCCCGTCCAGTTTATTAAGGCGTGGACAGGGAAGAAGAGGCGCCGCAAGTACCTATCGCCATCATCTTCAGATGCTCCTGCCACTGCCCAGCAACATCAAGCCCCGATTTCTCATGCGACAGACATGGATGACACCATCTTGGCACAAGAAGAAAGCGATGAGCGCACCGGGGCGGGCGTCATTCTCAACAAGGAAGACCAGGCCAGATATGCTAAACTTTTGCGTCCCAACATTCCTCCGCCCATTGATCCGTACTCCAATGTGGCATGGGAGGACTACGACCAGGTAGAGGAGCGCCTTGCACGCGTTCGCATCACCTGTTACAAG CCAGAGGCCGCACATGAACTCAAGGAACCGGAAGAGTACACCGAGGATGAACTTTGTCAGGAGTCCTACTTTCGGCATTTGGATGATGATGAAAGTTTCGAGTGGTTCTTCCATCGCGACAATAGCCAGAAACCTGAATTGAATGACTACCAACGCATTGTCCTTCGTAATTTC CTGCCTGATAGTTGTGAACGCCAGTACTGCTATCACGACGATTACCGCTCACGTTATCATACATATGAAATTGATTCCGTTTATGTCAAGTACTATGGAGAAATATCAAAGAAAATAAAG TGGATTGCAGATTATTTGCATCTGGATCGCAGTACCGAGGCG TGGAGAAACATGGATACTATAGCATGGAGGCAAGCATTGAGGATTGCAACACACTTTCCCCATATGACTGTTCGTTTAGCTGCTTTTGCCTATAAT GAGTACATTATTGAGCTGAACACATATGCGTCCCTCAAGGACATAGATCTTCtctattttgagatatggaggcttGTCGCCAAGGAAGAT AGGAGATACTTAGATGCTGTGAAGGAAGTATATGAAATGGACAAGTTTGCTATACACAAAAGGGTACTACATGCTGAACTGAATGCGTTGCCTGTCTTTGTAACAATAAAGCAAATG ATTTATTCTATTGTCAAGGAGGGTGGCATTGATCTGAAG GCTAAAGAGGATGAAGCTCGGGCTGTGTTTAGCAAGTTAGCTTTCAGGAAG CATAAAACAATGAACATGGCGCAGTACGCTGAAAAGAAGATGGAGATCGCAGATCGGTTGGGTTTGGACAAAAAG ATAACAAACTTCAAAACTCTGGTGCAAGAACGAAACCCATCGAAGCTTGATCTTGACAAGTTCGATTGTTTTCAGCCCAAAGGG GAAGCATTTTTAGGCGTACCTTTTTTTGGCAGGTTTGATTGTGGGTTCTTTGTTATTCTGTACATGGAGAATCTAATAGCAAGGGGGATGAAGCCATTCAACACG GTTTTTGCGCTGAAGGACTAG